The Humulus lupulus chromosome 3, drHumLupu1.1, whole genome shotgun sequence genome window below encodes:
- the LOC133825540 gene encoding vesicle-fusing ATPase-like — MVLQNWKNLPIDTILNQKQMNSRVTSESETLYCVYVVIGQKRSIVAQLILCIHLKRVSFNVFGESFKLQLLFQLQFSDLLNVHVFILGDLDQIVNGPEVLSKFFGETEKNVRDLFADAENDQRTRGDESDLHVIIFDEIDAICKSRGSTRDGTGVHDSIVNQLLTKIDGVEALNNVLLIGMTNRKDLLDEALLRCFLFSFDI; from the exons ATGGTACTCCAGAACTGGAAGAACTTGCCTATCGATACCATATTAAACCAAAAGCAAATGAACTCAAGGGTCACCTCTGAGAGTGAGACATTGTATTGTGTCTATGTAGTGATTGGACAAAAACGCTCAATTGTGGCACAATTA ATTTTGTGCATTCATCTAAAGCGTGTTTCCTTTAATGTGTTCGGCGAATCCTTTAAACTTCAG TTGCT GTTTCAGTTACAGTTTAGTGATTTACTAAATGTTCATGTTTTCATTCTTGGTGATCTGGACCAGATTGTTAATGGACCTGAAGTCTTGAGCAAGTTTTTTGGTGAAACAGAAAAGAATGTTAGAGATCTGTTTGCTGATGCTGAAAATGATCAGAGGACTCGCG GTGATGAAAGTGATTTGCATGTCATAATCTTTGATGAAATTGATGCTATTTGCAAG TCGAGAGGATCAACCAGGGATGGTACTGGAGTTCATGACAGTATTGTGAATCAACTGCTTACAAAG ATAGATGGTGTAGAGGCTTTGAATAATGTCTTGCTCATTGGAATGACCAACAGAAAGGATTTACTTGATGAAGCCCTATTGAGGtgctttcttttctcctttgacatCTAG